One Salinibacter grassmerensis genomic window carries:
- a CDS encoding type I-E CRISPR-associated protein Cas7/Cse4/CasC, whose amino-acid sequence MSKPFIEYHLLTSYPGTLLNRDDRGFPKKLQLGGTTRTRVSSQAQKYHWRNYDGQDAIQNLGPMSIRSRETFYWHLAAELAEDYDPELSVVIATKLKDAVFDDDGLGDLPDSDDESFSAVLEQMEEDPQEVSGSALGSNDEPLSVLCTNAPKVVGPQEVSYLATVAEQVLQENESREDVEDLKLKDLEGDVKNNLKAMGKDIGLDGAMHGRMVTSDVLARVNAAVHVAHAHTVGKQQREDDFFTAVDQLAGGSGASHNDTKQLTSGLYYLYVAVDVPLLTANLEGCGRSEWKEQDLGLTKALLEAFCKTICYASIGAKRGPTAPYALPTLALVEAGDRRQLAQMSEAFVPPIEAKDVGHAASQALVDEVRGCDRLLGEDATADRAYASRVDLSAEGVARDVGSIPDLANWTTTHLA is encoded by the coding sequence ATGAGTAAACCTTTCATCGAGTATCACCTCCTCACGTCGTATCCCGGCACGCTTCTCAACCGGGACGACCGCGGGTTTCCGAAGAAGCTTCAGCTTGGAGGGACGACCCGCACCCGGGTGTCCTCGCAAGCCCAAAAGTACCACTGGCGCAACTACGACGGCCAGGACGCAATCCAAAACTTAGGCCCGATGTCCATCCGCTCCCGGGAGACATTTTACTGGCACCTCGCCGCCGAGCTCGCGGAGGACTACGACCCGGAGCTCTCCGTGGTCATTGCAACGAAGCTCAAGGACGCTGTCTTCGACGACGATGGCCTCGGGGACCTGCCGGACAGCGACGACGAGAGCTTCAGTGCCGTGCTCGAGCAAATGGAAGAGGACCCGCAGGAAGTCAGCGGCTCGGCGCTTGGAAGCAACGATGAGCCCCTCTCTGTCCTCTGCACAAATGCCCCGAAGGTTGTAGGTCCACAGGAGGTCAGTTACCTGGCCACCGTGGCCGAGCAGGTCCTCCAGGAAAACGAAAGCCGAGAGGACGTGGAAGACTTGAAGCTCAAAGACCTCGAGGGAGACGTCAAAAACAACCTCAAGGCCATGGGCAAAGACATCGGTCTAGACGGCGCCATGCACGGCCGAATGGTCACCTCCGACGTGCTGGCCCGGGTCAACGCCGCGGTGCACGTGGCCCACGCCCACACCGTCGGAAAGCAGCAGCGGGAGGACGACTTCTTCACGGCCGTCGACCAGCTTGCCGGAGGAAGTGGAGCGTCTCACAACGATACCAAGCAGCTGACGTCCGGGCTGTACTACCTCTACGTCGCGGTCGACGTCCCGCTTTTGACCGCAAACCTCGAAGGATGCGGCCGCTCGGAGTGGAAAGAGCAGGACCTGGGGCTCACGAAGGCGCTGCTCGAGGCGTTTTGCAAGACCATCTGCTACGCCTCCATCGGCGCGAAGAGAGGCCCTACGGCTCCGTACGCCCTTCCGACCCTCGCGCTGGTCGAGGCCGGCGATAGGCGCCAGCTCGCTCAGATGAGCGAGGCCTTCGTGCCGCCCATCGAGGCGAAAGACGTCGGGCATGCCGCCTCGCAAGCACTGGTCGACGAGGTCCGAGGCTGCGACCGCCTGCTTGGGGAGGACGCCACCGCAGACCGCGCCTACGCGAGCCGCGTCGACCTCAGTGCCGAAGGCGTGGCCCGAGACGTAGGCTCCATCCCTGATCTTGCCAACTGGACCACAACTCACCTGGCCTAG
- the casB gene encoding type I-E CRISPR-associated protein Cse2/CasB: MTARQSSTWESTLDSLYQKLGNGEQASLRRGEMKEPFWRMLAAIGREEPSLSREDKTRWYEKWQLIIQLIAQAGYKDVPLGRALAKADVNEYRVDRLLSAEGKEIDQQLRGIGSLLESASQKADWRDARYLLLSEEEGYDDERARIDIARTYYTYE, translated from the coding sequence ATGACTGCACGTCAATCAAGCACGTGGGAATCAACTCTCGACTCGTTGTACCAGAAACTTGGAAATGGGGAGCAGGCCTCGCTCCGCCGCGGAGAGATGAAAGAGCCGTTCTGGCGAATGCTTGCTGCCATCGGCCGTGAGGAGCCCAGCCTCAGCCGCGAAGATAAAACGCGCTGGTACGAGAAATGGCAGCTGATCATTCAGCTGATTGCGCAGGCCGGTTACAAGGACGTTCCGCTCGGCCGGGCCTTGGCCAAAGCGGACGTCAACGAGTACCGCGTCGACCGGCTACTCAGCGCAGAGGGAAAGGAGATTGACCAGCAGCTCAGAGGGATTGGCAGCCTCCTGGAATCCGCATCTCAAAAAGCAGACTGGCGAGACGCTCGCTACCTTCTTCTAAGCGAGGAGGAGGGATACGACGACGAGCGAGCACGCATCGACATTGCACGAACCTATTATACCTATGAGTAA
- the cas3 gene encoding CRISPR-associated helicase Cas3', whose protein sequence is MTGYDPSQHFWAKIGDDRESWHPLVAHSADVAAVFELLLRRTQLGQRLGLLLGRDLSGAALHRLCALAVYHDAGKAYPGFQRREDGHQAVMVQSAGELAEHLRYGQTIHQWFENDWEWTLATWGHHGEPTPDDPTGIAGKWTPSSKEKVREVAGWASGWYPKAEGDADPISGKRAQHLFIGILTLADWIASDERFFPFRSWHPWETPRDLTVPSLAREVARERAEHALEEVGLFSSSDVSTSFEDILEGDYGPYGVQSAMKKFSAEEEGSLLVLESPTGSGKTEGQYARFAQLLSKGLVDSLYFAVPTRSASKELQDRLVRIVERTFEDPPRVSLAAPGHLRIDDIEGESSGRWKVDWAEDIGAEGWASERSKLYTSSAVAVGTVDQALLAVLKNRHAHMRRAGLSRSLLVVDEVHASDAYMTELLGQVLEAHLEAGGHAVLMSATLGSAARARYTGEEEPSFEAAVGEDYPRITPLADSPDEPAEPSFEADVDKQVSIEEKGWIRRPDAIARRAESAAESGAKVLVIRNSVKQAQKTYDALDKSVSFRAGGVPVPHHSRFCAADRRVMDNRIEEVFNKSRPAEGRVCVATQTVEQSLDIDADYLITDLCPIDVLLQRIGRLHRHEHDRDRKRPPGYGEAQCLVATPSARDLTARIDEDGSAYAGPGLGTVYQDLRVIEKTWQSLRSRSAITIPEHNRRLIEEATHPTRLEEVEAIDEKWKAHGDSVRRSVRALTQRAGDNVIDFEKSYSFDEGNGSNIFPDRRIRTRTGLESIEVELPRRVTTPLGQSTKMVSLSPYLFDDPEQISFNSPVASEATQRGEEFRFQFDGKRFKYAQKGIHR, encoded by the coding sequence ATGACCGGTTACGACCCGAGTCAGCACTTCTGGGCCAAGATTGGCGACGACCGCGAGTCCTGGCATCCGCTGGTTGCCCACTCGGCGGACGTTGCGGCCGTATTTGAGTTGCTTCTAAGAAGGACGCAGCTTGGCCAGCGCCTGGGGCTACTGCTCGGCAGAGACCTGTCGGGGGCCGCGTTGCACCGGCTCTGCGCTCTTGCCGTATACCACGACGCCGGAAAAGCCTACCCGGGGTTCCAGCGCCGCGAAGACGGCCACCAAGCCGTGATGGTGCAGTCTGCCGGGGAATTAGCCGAACACCTGCGGTACGGGCAGACGATCCACCAGTGGTTTGAAAACGATTGGGAGTGGACGTTGGCCACTTGGGGGCACCACGGAGAGCCCACTCCGGACGACCCGACGGGAATTGCAGGCAAGTGGACGCCTTCCAGCAAAGAGAAGGTGCGCGAGGTTGCCGGGTGGGCCAGCGGCTGGTACCCTAAGGCCGAAGGCGATGCCGATCCCATCTCCGGCAAGAGGGCGCAGCATTTGTTCATCGGGATTCTCACGCTTGCCGACTGGATCGCGTCGGACGAGCGGTTCTTTCCGTTTAGGAGTTGGCATCCTTGGGAGACGCCTCGGGACCTGACCGTGCCTTCTCTGGCCCGTGAGGTGGCCCGCGAGCGGGCCGAGCACGCCCTTGAGGAAGTGGGGCTCTTTTCATCCAGCGACGTGTCGACCTCGTTCGAAGACATCCTCGAGGGGGACTACGGCCCCTACGGCGTGCAGAGCGCGATGAAAAAGTTCTCTGCCGAGGAGGAAGGCTCGCTTCTTGTGTTGGAGAGCCCAACCGGGTCGGGCAAAACGGAAGGCCAGTACGCCCGGTTTGCCCAGCTGCTCAGCAAGGGGCTCGTAGACAGCTTGTACTTTGCGGTGCCAACTCGCTCCGCCTCAAAAGAGCTTCAGGACCGCTTGGTACGCATTGTAGAGCGGACGTTTGAGGACCCGCCTCGAGTGAGCTTGGCGGCGCCGGGCCACCTCCGAATAGACGATATCGAAGGGGAGTCCAGCGGGCGCTGGAAGGTCGACTGGGCGGAGGACATCGGCGCGGAGGGGTGGGCCTCTGAGCGGTCGAAGCTGTACACCTCGTCTGCAGTGGCGGTCGGCACGGTCGACCAGGCCCTGCTGGCCGTGCTCAAAAACCGCCATGCTCATATGCGCAGGGCCGGGCTCTCAAGAAGCCTGTTGGTCGTAGACGAGGTCCATGCCTCCGATGCCTACATGACCGAGCTTCTCGGCCAGGTGCTGGAGGCGCACCTCGAGGCCGGAGGCCACGCCGTCCTGATGTCTGCGACGCTCGGCTCGGCCGCGCGGGCCCGGTACACAGGCGAGGAGGAGCCAAGCTTCGAGGCGGCAGTCGGGGAAGACTACCCGCGCATCACGCCTCTTGCGGATTCTCCCGACGAGCCTGCTGAACCAAGCTTTGAGGCAGACGTCGACAAGCAAGTCTCCATCGAAGAAAAGGGATGGATCCGGCGGCCAGATGCTATTGCCCGGCGGGCCGAGTCTGCCGCCGAGAGCGGAGCGAAGGTGCTCGTCATTCGCAACAGCGTCAAGCAGGCGCAGAAGACGTACGACGCCCTCGACAAAAGCGTGAGCTTCAGGGCCGGAGGCGTGCCCGTGCCGCACCACAGCAGGTTCTGCGCCGCTGACAGGCGCGTCATGGACAACAGAATCGAAGAGGTGTTCAACAAGTCGCGCCCGGCTGAAGGGCGGGTCTGCGTGGCGACCCAAACGGTCGAACAGAGCCTGGATATCGACGCAGACTACCTAATCACCGACCTCTGCCCGATAGACGTGCTTCTGCAGCGGATTGGGCGGCTCCACCGGCACGAGCACGACCGCGACCGGAAACGGCCTCCCGGCTACGGCGAAGCGCAGTGCCTGGTGGCCACCCCAAGCGCGCGTGACCTTACCGCCCGGATCGATGAGGACGGGTCGGCCTACGCAGGCCCGGGCCTCGGGACCGTCTACCAGGACCTGCGGGTGATCGAAAAAACGTGGCAGTCGCTCCGGTCCCGCTCGGCGATCACGATTCCAGAACACAACCGCCGGCTTATCGAAGAGGCCACCCACCCGACGCGGCTGGAGGAAGTCGAAGCGATAGATGAAAAATGGAAGGCCCACGGAGACAGCGTCCGGAGGTCGGTGCGGGCTTTGACACAACGCGCCGGCGACAACGTTATCGACTTCGAAAAGTCTTATTCCTTTGACGAAGGAAATGGCAGCAACATATTTCCCGATCGCCGGATCCGTACCCGCACAGGACTGGAGTCCATCGAAGTCGAGCTTCCTCGCAGAGTGACTACGCCGCTGGGACAAAGCACAAAGATGGTCTCTCTTTCGCCGTATCTCTTCGACGATCCAGAGCAGATTAGTTTCAACAGCCCAGTGGCCAGCGAGGCCACGCAGAGAGGGGAGGAGTTTCGGTTTCAATTCGATGGCAAACGGTTTAAGTACGCTCAAAAAGGCATTCACCGATGA